The Pyrus communis chromosome 9, drPyrComm1.1, whole genome shotgun sequence genome has a segment encoding these proteins:
- the LOC137746043 gene encoding carbonic anhydrase Nec1-like, with amino-acid sequence MKNQSKPIFTISCFLLFILFLFTHSTSVTAQEVEDERNFDYIEGSKKGPAFWGDIKREWAACKNGRLQSPIDLSSLKVITIPSLVGLKTTYKSSNATLKNRGHDIKLEWAGYSGSIEVNGTEYHLQQSHWHSPSEHSINGRRYAMELHMVYQSPDPKVENNVVVVGVLYQIGHPNAFLSKLMRDVAFMTDKKTERSIGVIDPAEIVQLNGNNYYKYIGSLTIPPCTEGVIWIISKQLGTVSKEQIDLLRVAVYDYAEMNARPVQPLNLRKIYSFYGKNAKNKHN; translated from the exons ATGAAGAATCAAAGCAAACCCATCTTCaccatttcttgttttcttttatttattctttttttattcacaCATTCCACATCAGTCACAGCTCAAGAAGTTG AGGATGAGAGGAATTTTGATTATATTGAAGGGAGCAAGAAGGGGCCAGCTTTCTGGGGAGATATTAAGAGAGAGTGGGCAGCATGTAAAAATGGACGCTTGCAATCTCCCATAGATTTATCAAGTCTGAAGGTTATAACAATCCCAAGCTTGGTGGGGCTAAAGACGACATACAAGAGTTCTAACGCGACTCTCAAGAATAGAGGCCATGATATTAAG CTTGAGTGGGCAGGCTATTCAGGATCGATCGAGGTCAATGGCACTGAGTATCACCTCCAACAAAGTCACTGGCACTCACCCTCCGAGCATTCCATCAATGGCAGGAG GTATGCCATGGAGCTCCACATGGTTTATCAAAGCCCGGATCCGAAAGTGGAAAacaatgttgttgttgttggtgtccTTTACCAGATTGGTCACCCAAATGCCTTCCTTTCTAAG TTGATGAGGGATGTAGCATTCATGACTGACAAAAAGACAGAGAGGAGCATTGGGGTGATTGATCCTGCTGAAATAGTCCAACTGAATGGCAACAACTACTACAAATATATCGGCTCGCTCACCATTCCTCCCTGTACTGAAGGCGTTATTTGGATCATCAGCAAACAG TTAGGGACAGTTTCAAAAGAACAAATAGATCTTCTTCGAGTGGCTGTGTATGAT TACGCAGAGATGAACGCAAGGCCAGTGCAACCACTCAATCTGCGAAAGATATACTCTTTCTATGGCAAAAATGCCAAGAACAAACACAATTGA